Below is a genomic region from Eulemur rufifrons isolate Redbay chromosome 24, OSU_ERuf_1, whole genome shotgun sequence.
tgaggtaggtactattattattcccattttgcagatgaaaagagTTTTGGTTGGTTTTAACTGAGGTTACAGGACTAGTTCTGGTCTCCCTGGAAGGATGATTCCAGTGTGCTTAGCCCCATTCACTTAGTAGTCATCTTTAAAGATGaatgggaggagcaggaggggcgTTGGAGGGGAAGGGGCTTGGTAAAGGATGCAAGATGATTAGGGAACAGTGGGAGGGACTGTTCCCTGAAAGGAAGGACTTTGAAAGGGAGACCTACACAGGAGTGGGAGGGGCTTAAATTGAGAGGAGCAGGAGTCCATTCACAAAGAGGGGAAGAGGCTTAAAAACTGGAGTAGAACGGACTGGGAAATGATTAGGAACACTAGCAGGTGAgtagagaagagggagaagggtCTGTAagagggtgggaggagtttaAAGAACAGTGAGTGGCTTAGAGGGGTGAGTGTGGCTTAGCAGTGGGAGAGTCTCCCAGGTAGTGGGTCTGTGAGCTCAAGGAGTCTGAGAGGGGAGGGCTGATGGCGAGGTGACGCCCTCACCTgctcctctgtctcctccccacTCCAGAGAGAGCCCCCACCCACTAATACATTCCCTGCTACCATGGATGATGCCCCGCTGCcagcgcccccagccccagccccaacccctgcACCAGCAccgcccgccgccgccccccGGGTCCCGTTTCACTGCAGTGAGTGTGGCAAGAGCTTCCGCTACCGCTCAGACCTGCGGCGTCACTTCGCCCGGCACACGGCGCTCAAACCCCATGCGTGTCCGCGCTGCGGCAAGGGCTTCAAGCACAGCTTCAACCTGGCCAACCACCTGCGCTCGCACACCGGCGAGCGGCCCTACCGCTGCTCTGCCTGCCCCAAAGGGTTCCGCGACTCCACTGGCCTGCTGCACCACCAGGTGAGTCCCTTAGGCCCGCCCCAGGCTGGCCTCCCCGGGCTAGACATGTGCTCAAACCCTGGCCCCACTCTGCTCTGGGCGCAAGAAAGCTGGCCCAAGGCCTGCtcacccacctcctccccttagaaaatttctctccctccctccccgccaaAGCACCCTGTACAATCAAAGCATGAAGTGTTTCTTAGGGTCACCACCAACCCACAAACTAGAACATTCATAGTAAATCTGCCCAACCTATAcgctcctctcctctcccatgCCCTGCTAATGCTCCCCCCTCCATGTTATGTTTATCATTCCCTTccttactgttttaaaaaataggtttatCGGGTATATACTTAATTACCTTACTCAGAGATTATCCAGTGAGTGCCAAGGTGAAATCAATAAAGTTCATGCCTTCAGAGAATGTATATTCCTTTGGAGGTGGTCAGTAGCTAGGTagatgaaaaacaagaaagcaaataCACAGGCAAGAATGTTCTAGAAAGGGAGAAGTATTAGAAAGGAAATCAATGTGTAGAAATAGAGAGGAGAGGTATGTGCTACTTCAGACAGGGTGGGGAGGGTCAGGGCAGTGTGATAATCAAGCTGAGACCTGAAGCGTGAGCaggagttccaggcagagggaacagcatgcgcaaaggccctgaggtgggaaggaGCTTGGTGTGTTCAAGGAAGTGATGGGAGACTGACCATGCGGTTGGGTGGAGTGAGCTTGGAACAGCATGGAAGGCAAGGATGGGCTGGGTCACACCAtgtctatgtgccagacattcaCACAACCAGGGTAAGTAGTAAAACCTGATGTTTATCAATGGTCTTGTCCCCATGGCATCTGCCTTGGTTCAGATCCTCACATCCTGGATGTTGGCCCCAACTTTCTAAGTGGTCTTcctacttcctgtctctctccctcatgTCTGGCCTCTGCATCCATCACAGAGTGACCAGGTACCCACTGCTTAAAACCCTTGATCATTAGGATGACAGGGGTGGGAGCTCTGTAACTTGATGTGACATTCACAGCCCTTTGAGGCCTCATCCCTGCCCACCAGTAGGTTATAATTCCAGTGAACCATTTAACGAGCCCCTGTATGCCGGCACAGTATGAGGctgctggggggaaaaaacaggGGAACCAAGTGACACAGTCCACTTCTTTTATGACTTCCCAGAGCCAacagtctagtgggggagacaTGAACTGAACAACTAGGTTAATGAGTATTAGACTGCAACTGAGATGTGTGAAGATAGAGGGTAGCAGCGTTCTGAGGCTAATACAAGAGAGATCTAAAGCAGTCTGCCGCTGAAGAACAAGGAGCTACTAACCAGGGAAAGggatggtgggggctggggggaagagatTTCTAGGTCCAGGGAACAGGATGTGCACTTCCAAGGAAGCAAGGCAGGCTTTTGAGGAACTGGagaaaggccagtgtggctggagcacagaaGACAGTGTGGCACAGGAGAAAGCTGGAGAGTCTGCCAGACCCTGGAAACACAGCTGTGAGCAAAACCAATGTGGCCCCTGTTTTCATCGTCCTTATCTGATGGGGAGACAGACAACACCCAAGTTAGATGTAGACACGGAGTTGACTGGAGCCATAAGCTCTGTAGGGGGTTAGATTCAAGGAAGAATTTTCAAGGAGCTGACAGATACATTGAGACCTACAGGATAAGGGAGGGACCTGCCATTGAAAAGAGCATCTGAGGCAGTGagaacagcatgtacaaaggctCTGGGGTCAACATAACCCCTTGGGTTAGAAAGTCAGAGTGGAGAGAGAACACATTAAGTGACAAAGAGGGTAGAGTTCCCACACTGTACACCCACACTGACTGCACTCACATCATCACGTCTAGTGCCAGCATGGCAAGTGGATAGCACTCCCTGTTCCTTCGTCAGTTCCATGCCCCTAGTAGACATTACTAGTCAAGCACTGTACTCTTTCAAATCCAGTTTCACAGTCTTTCTACCCACAGGCCTCCAGGCAGACATGACCAATCAATGGGACTCCACACTCAAAGATCTCTCTCTGCTATTCTCAGACTCTTAAATCAACCACAAGGGCAAATATCAATGGAAACCTCTGTAAGGCACAGTTTTACACAGTCTATAAGCCTGGCTCTTGCCCcagaaaaaatacagattcctggacTTCCTCCTGGGAGATTTGGATTCCCTGGATCTAGATGTGATTTCCTGGGTCTGTATTTGTTAAAACATGTTCGGTGGGACTCTGAGGTGCAGCCAGATTTGGTTCAAAACCAATTCTCTGCCCTAATACCCCCCAGGGTTATTAGTAACTGGCTCATGATAGCAGGGCTTGGGAATGGGGAGATacccctcccagggctggcttcCCTGGATTCTAGAACTGttctgtccagtatggtagccattAGCTACAGGTGGTGATTTcgatttaaatatattaagactAAAActcagttctttttttgtttgtttagacagagtctcactctcttgccggggctagagtgccgtggcgtcagcctagctcacagcaacctcaaactcctgggctcaagtgatcctcctgcctcagcctcccgagtagctggggctataggcatgcaccaccatgcccggctaattttttctatatatttttagttgtccaactgatttatttctatttttttagtagagatggggtctcactcttgctcaggctggtctcaaactcctgagctccaacaatccacccgcctcagcctcccagagtgctaggattacaggcgtgagccactgcacctggccaaaaacTCAGTTCTttagtcacactagccacatttcaggtgccccatagccacaggtggctagtggctacccAATTGAACAGTGCAGATAGGGACCATTTGCATCACTGCAGAAGTTCTTTTGGACAGTTTTGCTCTAAATGGTTCAACATTGACTTTGAAAAGCCATTTTCCACTCCAGGGGATTATGAAAgctcctctccacctccccccaaTATACACTGGTTTAGAGGACAACAGTCAGACACCACAGAAATATTGGTTAATAgcaattttaatttccatgaattgAGTAGTTATTTTGTGATGGTTCCACCCTATTCCCACAGCAATACTGTGGGATGGCCCAtcttattatgcccattttgcagagaagaaaagcagaggccagagatgcAAAGTCACTTGCCCAGGCTTTCACAAAGAGTAgaaagcagagctgggatttgaacccaggtctgccagTGCCCAGAGCCCTTGTCTTTAACCGTTCTCCCAGTGAGTCACAGTCCCCAGGTAGACTTGTTGAAAATGAGTGTTAGCCAGGAAGAGTGGGGGGAAGAGTTTCCCAGCCTGAGGGCACAGCATTTGCAAAGGTTCTCAGGCTGGCAGGGACTTGGCCTTTTTGAGAACTGAGAGGATGCCAGTGTGGTCCAAAACACAGAGCCAGAGTGTGAGAGTTTGAGCCAGATCATGGCCCTGTCACTTGGACCACATCCCTTTGGGAGTACAGTAATCTGTTGTGTAGGCTCAATGCTCACCCCTGATGCTCTCTCTTCCTCCCGCACTCCCAGGTCGTCCACACTGGCGAGAAGCCCTACTGCTGCCTGGTCTGTGAGCTCCGCTTCTCCTCGCGCTCCAGCCTGGGCCGCCACCTCAAGCGCCAGCACCGCGGGGTGCTCCCATCTCCGCTGCAGCCCGGCCCGGGCCTGCCCGCCTTGAGCGCACCCTGCTCCGTCTGCTGCAACGTAGGGCCCTGCTCGGTGTGCGGGGGCGCGGGGACCGGCGGTGGAGAGGGTCCAGAGGGGGCAGGCGCTGGCCCGGGCAGCTGGGGGCTGGCAGAGGCTGCAGCTGCAGCGGCGGCCTCGTTGCCCCCGTTTGCGTGCGGCGCCTGCGCACGGCGCTTCGACCACGGCCGGGAGCTGGCAGCCCACTGGGCCGCGCACACCGACGTGAAGCCCTTCAAGTGCCCGCGCTGCGAGCGCGACTTCAACGCGCCGGCACTGCTGGAGCGGCACAAGCTGACGCATGATCTGCAGGGCGCGGGCGCGCCCCCAGCGCAGGCCTGGGCTCCTGGGGCAGGCGCTGGGCCCGAGTCGGCCCGCGACGCTGGCGCTGCGGAGGCGGGCGACGATCCACCGGCTTGGGACGGCGGGCTGCTCCTGGGCCCCACGGGGGGCGGTGTGCCCgagctgggggggctgctccccGAGGGCGGCGGGGAGGCCCCTGCGCCTGCGGCGGTAGCCGAACCGTCGGAAGACACCCTGTACCAGTGCGACTGCGGGACCTTCTTCGCGTCGGCAGCGGCCCTGGCTAGCCACCTGGAAGCGCATTCGGGCCCGGCCACCTATGGCTGCGGCCACTGCGGAGCGCTGTACGCGGCGCTGGCGGCCCTGGAGGAGCACCGGCGGGTCAGCCACGGCGAGGGTGGCGGGGAGGAGGCGGCCGCCGCGGCCCCGGAGGGGGAACCGGCGTCTGGGGAGCCCGCGTCTGGCTCGGGCCGCGGCAAGAAGATCTTCGGCTGCTCCGAGTGCGAGAAGCTGTTCCGCTCGCCGCGCGACCTGGAGCGGCACGTGCTCGTGCACACCGGCGAGAAGCCGTTCCCGTGCCTCGAATGCGGCAAGTTCTTCCGCCACGAGTGCTACCTCAAGCGCCACCGGCTGCTGCACGGCACCGAGCGGCCCTTCCCCTGCCACATCTGTGGCAAGGGCTTCATCACGCTCAGCAACCTCTCGCGGCACCTGAAGCTCCACCGGGGCATGGACTGACAGAGCCGGGCCGCACCCTGCCCTCGACCCGACGCCTGGACTCAGGGCCTGGGCCAAGGGACCTCCTGCCTCCAAATCCAGACACAGGCCCTGAAATGAGGGGATCCTGACTGGAGAGATGGGGGCCACCAAAAACCCACACAGGCCCCTGAGCTGGGGGACCACAAACAAACGGAGAGACTCCTCAGCTGGGGAGTGTGTGTCCAAGAATAAAATAGTTGGAGGTCCCAAATCTAGGGAGAGACTTCAGACCGTGGGGCCCCTGGAATAGTATGGGCACCCCCCAAATCAACAGGCCCCTAAGATGCTGGGACCTAGGAATGAGAAATGGGTCTCACAAGTACCTCTCATTTTGAGGGCCCCAATAATAAAAGATGGGCACCCCCCCCACCAAGGGAAGACTGCCCCAGTCCCTGAGAGCCATCATTCCCAACGACCTTGATCGGGAGGATGTAGAGGGACCATGTCCCTGAATTTTCCTAGATCCCCTCCAAATGCTACCCACCAGAGTCACTGGTGCCCCCAGAAATGGATATAACCGATATCTGCCTTTCCCCCATTTCATTCCCTATGCTGAAAGAGGACCAGGGTAGATGCCCCCTGCCCTCAACTACCCCCCCTCCAATTAGGCCTCTCTCCCCTACTGCAGAATGGATGGACCCTAATGatctccccccccccaacactAGAATAGACTGGTCTGAAATCCCCCTGCCCAGTAGGATGGACTGATCCATATGCGCACACCCCTGTCCACACGGAATGGGCTGGTCCAGGTTGTGGATGCACCCCACCCTCCTTAGAGTGAATAGGGCAGACACTCCTCCCTCTTCCTGTAGAGTGGACTGGTCCACGTCATACCCCATCCTGTGAATTCAGTGGAAGGTGGTGGACACTGGGGCTTCCCTCCCCCTCTACTGTAGCACCTGTTggtctttctctccatctctgttgGTTTGTCTGTCTCTGTGTTCCTCCCAACCCCAAAGGGAAGGGGGGACTTGCCTGGGGGTTCCCCCCTTGAACCTCGACCTCACCCCCTCATCTCACTCCCCAATGTCTCCAGGACCCCAATAAACCTCGTCCTGTCAGTCACTGCCGTCTCATTTTCTGATCCTTGGTtccaggggtggggtgaggatcTCTTCCTCCAAGACTTGGGACAGGCCCCCTAAATGGACACATCCTTGCTCCTTCCTGAGTTTTGAATCCTTTAGGTCcgcagtccccaatccccaggccacCAGCCAGTATGGGTCTGcaggcctgttagggactgggccacagacttctgccatccctgcccccagtggtggaaaaattgtcttccatgaaacttagaaaatggggacagcacagcaggaggtgagcagggagcGAAGCTTCATCAGTATTTACAGCTGCTGCCCATCATGGCATCACCACCTGTGCTCCACGTCCCTCACTGCTTCCTCTGGAAAAACCGCCTTCCATAATACttgtccttggtgccaaaaaggttggggatcgctgCTTTAGATAGTACACAACCCTGTCCCTTAAATGCCAGATCCACCTCCAACAGACAGACACACCCCCTAGAAACAAGACACCCTTTGGAAGCCTCCAGTCTCATAGAAGACGCCCTTTGGAAACAAAATTGTCTCCTTAGGGACACACGTAGGAAGAGGCCCTGCCCCTTAGACTCTGCCCCTGCCGCCCCCAACCAAATTTGTGCCTTAGATCAGGGTATGTCCTTCAAATAGTCTCCTACaaagttcatgcctgtaatcctagcgctttgggaggcccaggtaggaggattacttgaggccaggagttccttcaagaccagcctgagcaagagcgagaactgtctctacaaaaaataaaaaattagctgggcatggtggcacatgcctgtagtcccagctacttgggaggcttgaggatcgcttgagcccaggagtttgaggttgcagtgaactgtgatgacaccactgcactctagccctggcaacagcaagaccttgtctaaaataaaataatcctgaaCAAAAACATTGGAAATCACCAGCGAGGAAAAGAGACCTAAGAGCGTGGGATGAGGAAAAGGGGTAAAAACCTCTCAACTACAGAATGCAGCCGGTAGAACCTGCTAGACACCTGGGACAGAGCGGAGGACAAAGAGCAAGGGGGGTGGTGTCAAAATCAGAAACTTAGACTTTGGGGCAAGAATTTCACCCTttttaagtaatctagaaataaaataaacaaactgtcTCCTACACACTAGATTGCTTTCCTGTGCCCAGTGCTCATTCTGTGCCAGGCCAACGTTGTAACCCCCTCAGAGGATCTAACAGCCAACAGAATAGATAATCCCGGCcgtcatggagtttatattctagtatGTGGGCAATGGCAGTGGGGAAAAGAGGCATCAGGGAAATGAAGAAGGCAATTTCATTCAGATAGATATGAGTAGTCTGAAAGCAATAGGGAAGAGTTAAGAAAGTGAGGGGCTAGGCTATGCCACCTCAGATGGGGTGGtccaggtgggcagaggtgaCATTTGATCTGATCCCTGAAGGGTGAGGAGGGACAGCCCAGAAGGATACCTGAGAGTGAGCCCGGGGTGGGAAGGATGAGATGAGGTTGAGACGTCGGGAGGGGTCAGATCATGCAGAGCCAGGTAAGCCAAGGTGAGCATTTGACTGTGTTCTCTGGCAACGGGAAGCAAGGTCTCAAGCAGGGAGGGATGCGACCACCTTGCGCTTTTCCAAGATCTGACTGCTGAGTGGGGAAGACACTGGAGGATGCAGTGTCAAAGCAGTACAGGGTCCTTGCAGTCTGCCAGGAGAGAGGTGTGGGGGGCCTGGACCAGAGCGGTGAAGAGAAATGAGTGGATTGGAGATGAATTCTGGAGGTCGAATGCAGAGGACTGgttgtgtgcacgtgtgtgttgtatgtgtgtaagtggggtgggggtggggtgtaaATCAAGAGTAAATGGTTTGGTGGGGGCACATTGTATTAAGACCAGGAAACTGGGGAGAGGGGCCACCTTTAGGCAGGTGTTTAAGGGAATCAAGGGTTCCTCTTGAGCTGCTTAGAATCAATATGCTAAATAATAGGTTGCGTTCATATGCATATCTTCCCATGCAGTAATTCTGGTAGGCACATATCCTAACTCACATCCACTTGCACCAGGAAGTATATAAGACCGCTCACAGCAGCAACATTTTCAGCCCCAAACTCAtgaaccaaaatgtccatcaacaataCAGTCGATAAATAGTGATGGTATATTACATAACTGAATACTATACAGTAACGGAGAATGAAACACAATATCATGAATGAAAGTTACAAAGATATTGGATGCAAGAAGCCAGATACATAgagtgtgattccatttatgtaacctTCAAAAGCATGCAAAACAAAACTGTAATATTGTTTAGGATGCATTTTGGGTAGTAAAGCAAGAAAAACACTTTTCTGTGAAACTCAGATTGGTGGATTAGACGATTTAAGCTCTGGGGACATCTGGGAAGCTTCTACGGTTGCTCACAGCtggcaatgttctatttcttaatctGGTGATCATTTCAAACTATTTCTTCAATTGTGCACTTTTTATCTGTGCATCTTACATTTCACCAGGACACGTCATTAAAGGGGGAAGACCTATTCTGGGGGCAGAAAACAAGTAAAAGTTTAGCACTCAAGGAAGACTTCTTGACTGGAGATCCACAGTTGCCACTTGGAAAAGGCTTCACCCCCTTGGGAACAAAGTCAGCTCCCCAGGACGCTAAACCTTAGAGATATTCCTCTCCACTCAGCAACTGCCACACTCAGGAACCAGACACTCCTTCGGGgcgaaaagaaaagaaagaaagaaatcatctcCCTTTGGGAAAACAGGCCCGCCCCCTTCGCTACGGGCACCGCCTCCAGGGACAAGACCAGTCCACTGCGAGACCAGCTTCGACCTGGAAAGGCGCCAGGGTTGTCATGGAGATGGCCGCAGGCTAGGGACTAATGAATACGGACCTCAGGAGACTGGGGCTCCCACTCACCTCACCTCCACCGCAATCCCTTCTCTTCTGAGACTGTAGCGAAAGGGACTCACCCCATTTTTTGAGTGTCTCCCAAAGGCCACGTGCTGGATGGACGCTGTACCTAATTCGTCTTACTGtgaccccattttatagatgagctaATTGAAGAGGGGGGAGCGAGGGGTGGAGAAGTTTACCCTGAGGAGGATCTCAACGGATCCAAAGCATTAATTACCAGCCAGACGCTGGCGACTCCCACGCCTCTGTTTGAGGCGCTGACTCCGTCTGCGAACCGCTGGAGCCAGCCACCTGCGCGCTCACCTGACCTCCGcacgtccccacccccacctcagcctgctcCCTTCCAGGGGcagcttcccttcccctcccatgCGAGTACCCAAAACTGAGTCCGCCTCATCCTCCCCACCCTTCATCCTTCTTTATTCacccacaaatatttgttgagcccGTTATCTGTGCGAGGCACGAAGCTACCTACGGACAGAGCAGCTAAGCAAACAGGCAAAACAAgcccctgccctcgtggagtttTTATTCTGGTGGGAGAAGAGACAGGCAATCAAGGGGTAATTCACAAGTTGCCTAATGTTTGTTCAAGACAAGTACAATGTCGAAAATTAAGTCAGGGTAAGGTAAGGACTAGAGAGGGTAAGGGGGAGTTGTTTTAGCTACGGTGGACAGGACCTGCGTCTCTGGGAGATATCAAAGGAGGGAGGGACGTAAGGGGAAGTTGTGTGGAAATCTAgggaaggacattccaggcaaggtgaacagcaagtgcaaaggccctgccgAGTCCTTAAAGAGGGCGGTGTGaagcaggagggaggaaaaaCATTAGGTGAAGGAGGCCCCAGGGGCCTAG
It encodes:
- the FIZ1 gene encoding flt3-interacting zinc finger protein 1 yields the protein MDDAPLPAPPAPAPTPAPAPPAAAPRVPFHCSECGKSFRYRSDLRRHFARHTALKPHACPRCGKGFKHSFNLANHLRSHTGERPYRCSACPKGFRDSTGLLHHQVVHTGEKPYCCLVCELRFSSRSSLGRHLKRQHRGVLPSPLQPGPGLPALSAPCSVCCNVGPCSVCGGAGTGGGEGPEGAGAGPGSWGLAEAAAAAAASLPPFACGACARRFDHGRELAAHWAAHTDVKPFKCPRCERDFNAPALLERHKLTHDLQGAGAPPAQAWAPGAGAGPESARDAGAAEAGDDPPAWDGGLLLGPTGGGVPELGGLLPEGGGEAPAPAAVAEPSEDTLYQCDCGTFFASAAALASHLEAHSGPATYGCGHCGALYAALAALEEHRRVSHGEGGGEEAAAAAPEGEPASGEPASGSGRGKKIFGCSECEKLFRSPRDLERHVLVHTGEKPFPCLECGKFFRHECYLKRHRLLHGTERPFPCHICGKGFITLSNLSRHLKLHRGMD